The Daucus carota subsp. sativus chromosome 2, DH1 v3.0, whole genome shotgun sequence genome includes a window with the following:
- the LOC108209450 gene encoding uncharacterized protein LOC108209450, whose product MCDSDVEHLLHVFFDCPFAASCWQYVGLSLDMSMVEFAPDWLLHKLNGTGHDELLLIARVLWGIWFFRNKKVWENKVVNSRIAMDWSAKYFSDWKLAKESRTAVPATSTTNCHASPHRWKPPATGAFKLNTDATFKVGEGSFSIGLLLRDHQGKLIIGKVQRLVMVSSVLEAEVVAIREGLLWLASLSYQNVEVESDSLLAVQAITRPHDNILEVGYALDECRAMIQSRSGVSIHLLKGKQTKQPI is encoded by the coding sequence ATGTGTGACTCGGACGTAGAACATCTCTTACACGTATTCTTCGATTGTCCCTTTGCTGCGAGTTGCTGGCAATATGTTGGTTTGTCTCTTGACATGAGCATGGTGGAGTTTGCCCCTGACTGGCTTCTGCATAAACTGAATGGTACAGGACATGATGAGTTGCTCTTAATAGCTAGAGTTTTGTGGGGGATTTGGTTTTTCCGGAACAAAAAAGTTTGGGAGAATAAAGTAGTTAACAGCAGGATTGCAATGGACTGGAGCGCCAAATACTTCTCCGATTGGAAGTTGGCTAAAGAAAGTAGAACTGCAGTGCCTGCTACCTCCACTACAAATTGCCATGCTTCTCCCCACCGATGGAAACCTCCTGCTACAGGAGCTTTTAAGCTCAACACAGATGCAACTTTTAAAGTTGGAGAGGGATCATTCTCCATTGGGCTACTCCTTCGAGACCACCAGGGTAAGCTCATTATCGGGAAAGTTCAACGTCTGGTGATGGTTAGCTCTGTGTTAGAAGCCGAGGTGGTTGCTATCCGTGAGGGTCTCCTTTGGTTGGCTTCCCTTTCGTACCAGAATGTCGAGGTTGAGTCTGACTCTTTGTTAGCTGTTCAAGCCATTACGCGACCGCATGATAATATTCTAGAGGTTGGTTATGCTTTAGATGAATGTCGTGCTATGATTCAGTCTAGATCAGGAGTGTCAATACATTTGCTAAAAGGCAAGCAAACAAAGCAGCCCATCTAA
- the LOC108206185 gene encoding nucleobase-ascorbate transporter 1-like, which produces MADITHFPMEQLRDLQYCIDSNPPWPESILLAFQNYILVLGSSVMIPTLLVPLMGGTDGEKARVIQTLLFVAGVNTLLQALFGTRLPVVVGGSYAYVIPVLNIIFDSSLQQITDNHDRFIETMRAIQGALIIASSVQIILGYSQVWGLFSRFFSPLGMAPVVALLGLGLFQRGFPELGKCVEIGIPMLLLVIGVSQYLKYWRTVGEMPIFERFPILICITVIWIYSIILTASGAYRDRPIKNQFSCRTDKANLISTAPWFKFPYPFQWGPPTFSPGSSFAMMSAVLVSMVESTAAYNAASRLAIATPPPAYVLSRGIGWQGIGVLLDGLYGTGIGSSVSVENIGLLGLTRVGSRRVVQISAGFMILFSILGKFGAVFASIPFPIYAALYCVLFGLVGAVGLSFLQFTNMNSMRNLFIIGLSLFLGISIPQFFYENSTLHHGLVRTDAGWFNAFLNTIFSSPPTVGLMVAVFLDNTVDVEKSKKDRGMPWWVKFRTFRGDNRNEEFYTLPFNLNRFFPPT; this is translated from the exons ATGGCAGACATTACACACTTTCCCATGGAACAGCTCCGAGACCTTCAGTACTGCATTGATTCCAACCCTCCTTGgc CTGAAAGTATCTTACTGGCATTTCAAAACTATATTCTGGTGCTAGGATCAAGTGTGATGATTCCTACTCTCCTTGTCCCATTAATGGGTGGAACTGAT GGGGAGAAGGCACGAGTAATACAAACCTTGTTGTTTGTAGCTGGAGTTAACACACTTCTTCAAGCTCTTTTTGGAACACGGTTGCCAGTTGTAGTTGGAGGATCTTATGCTTATGTCATTCCcgtattaaatataattttcgatTCATCTCTACAACAAATTACTGACAATCATGAT AGGTTTATTGAAACGATGCGTGCTATTCAAGGGGCTCTAATTATAGCATCAAGTGTGCAAATCATCCTTGGATACAGCCAAGTATGGGGCCTCTTTTCAAG GTTTTTCAGTCCTCTTGGCATGGCGCCTGTTGTGGCTTTGCTTGGTTTAGGGTTATTTCAACGAGGATTTCCAGAG TTGGGGAAATGTGTAGAAATCGGGATACCAATGCTTTTGTTGGTGATTGGAGTGTCACAA TATCTAAAATATTGGAGAACTGTGGGAGAAATGCCCATTTTTGAACGTTTTCCTATACTAATCTGCATCACAGTCATTTGGATCTATTCAATAATATTAACAGCAAGTGGTGCCTACCGAGACAGACCCATCAAAAATCAATTCAGTTGTCGGACAGATAAAGCTAATCTCATCTCTACTGCCCCTTG GTTCAAATTTCCATATCCTTTTCAGTGGGGTCCACCAACCTTTTCACCGGGAAGTTCATTTGCCATGATGTCTGCAGTTCTCGTGTCAATGGTTGAG TCCACTGCTGCATACAATGCTGCATCTCGGCTTGCAATTGCCACCCCACCTCCTGCATATGTATTGAGCCGGGGAATTGGTTGGCAG GGAATAGGAGTTTTACTTGATGGTCTTTATGGAACAGGCATAGGCTCTTCAGTGTCTGT TGAAAACATTGGGCTGCTAGGACTGACTCGAGTTGGAAGTCGCAGAGTTGTTCAAATATCTGCAGGCTTCATGATATTGTTCTCAATCTTAG GGAAATTCGGAGCTGTTTTTGCATCAATTCCTTTTCCTATATACGCTGCATTGTATTGTGTTCTGTTTGGTCTCGTAG GTGCAGTTGGTCTATCATTTTTACAGTTCACTAACATGAATTCCATGAgaaatcttttcataattggGTTATCTCTCTTCCTTGGAATATCTATCCCTCAGTTTTTCTACGAGAATTCAACTCTTCATCACGGACTTGTTCGCACTGATGCTGGTTGg TTCAATGCATTCTTGAACACAATATTCTCATCACCACCGACAGTAGGGCTTATGGTTGCAGTATTTCTTGACAACACAGTGGATGTGGAGAAGTCGAAGAAAGATCGAGGAATGCCTTGGTGGGTAAAATTCAGAACATTTAGAGGTGATAATCGAAATGAAGAGTTCTACACTTTGCCTTTCAATCTCAACAGGTTCTTCCCACCTACATAG
- the LOC108206186 gene encoding small ubiquitin-related modifier 1 codes for MSGTTTADEDKKPGTEGGAHINLKVKGQDGNEVFFRIKRNTQLKKLMNAYCDRQSVEMNSIAFLFDGRRLQGAQTPDELEMEDGDEIDAMLHQTGGGII; via the exons ATGTCGGGAACAACGACGGCGGATGAAGACAAGAAGCCTGGAACTGAAGGCGGCGCACACATCAATCTTAAGGTCAAGGGCCAG GATGGAAACGAGGTTTTCTTCAGGATCAAAAGAAATACTCAACTAAAGAAACTCATGAATGCATATTGTGATCGGCAGTCTGTTGAGATGAACTCAATTGCTTTCCTGTTTGATGGTCGTCGTCTCCAAGGGGCCCAGACTCCAGATGAG CTTGAAATGGAGGATGGCGATGAGATCGATGCCATGTTGCATCAAACTGGTGGAGGAATCATATGA